The Papaver somniferum cultivar HN1 chromosome 3, ASM357369v1, whole genome shotgun sequence genome includes a region encoding these proteins:
- the LOC113361845 gene encoding uncharacterized protein LOC113361845 produces MTNKGNYKRNKTKRAKLMKDKARGLHTLRRCESSHSSAHDNRRQRSRSPRACSGLVTPTSTIVVKGLPKEATEEMIYRILAEWRPLPNIRVMPKKNTTFCCGIAFVDFPSVVAARKLMDEIGDRGLDVNGRKLSFDYRLGKSELANEVPIVNAGIGESEVAGEHEDENDSEDDEEDCDYVDEVASKRLPDSWDPEEIHMLREAFHYLVKDGKKKPWKEMLEYGHDVFHAGRTNEDLRSKWKYMVNHGQWCYNLLSYILLCNDLLL; encoded by the exons ATGACAAACAAGGGGAATTATAAAAGGAACAAGACGAAGAGGGCAAAATTAATGAAAGATAAGGCAAGGGG TTTGCATACACTTAGGAGGTGTGAAAGTTCTCATTCTTCTGCACATGATAACCGTCGCCAGAGATCAAGGTCTCCTCGAGCTTGCAGTGGTCTTGTG ACTCCAACTTCTACCATTGTGGTGAAGGGCTTGCCAAAAGAGGCAACAGAGGAAATGATTTATCGGATCCTA GCAGAGTGGAGGCCCCTTCCCAATATCCGAGTGATGCCGAAAAAGAATACTACTTTCTGCTGTGGAATCGCATTCGTTGATTTTCCGTCTGTGGTAGCGGCTCGGAAATTGATGGATGAAATTGGAGACCGCGGCCTCGATGTCAATGGGCGTAAGCTGTCTTTTGATTACAG ACTAGGTAAATCAGAATTGGCTAACGAAGTTCCGATTGTAAATGCTGGAATCGGTGAATCAGAAGTGGCCGGAGAACACGAAGATGAAAatgatagtgaagatgatgaagaagattgtGATTATGTAGATGAAGTGGCCTCGAAAAGGCTACCAGATTCTTGGGACCCTGAAGAAATACATATGCTAAGG GAAGCCTTTCATTATCTTGTAAAAGATGGTAAGAAGAAACCATGGAAGGAAATGTTGGAATATGGACATGATGTCTTCCATGCTGGTCGTACCAACGAGGATCTAAGGTCAAAGTGGAAGTATATGGTGAATCACGGCCAATG GTGTTATAACTTATTAAGCTATATCCTCCTCTGTAATGACCTGCTTTTGTAA